The proteins below come from a single Halostagnicola larsenii XH-48 genomic window:
- a CDS encoding class I SAM-dependent DNA methyltransferase, translated as MEVEEYFDDTAAFYDAVYGESIDGDREFYRDLATDADGPVLEVGCGTGRIYLELLRAGVDADGIDVSRGMLDVLRETAVEDGLEPSVWKADVTEFEADREYALVIVPFRAFLHLTELDDQLEALERIHDALASDGRLVLNAFAPSFEVICEQYGTWEKRQLEVDGASYTYRTKTEIVDEVEQLARIRAVVFDGDGDQLFRTDTPLALVSRREFELLFRLSPFASWRVFGDFEREPLEDASQEMVWIAE; from the coding sequence ATGGAGGTCGAGGAATACTTCGACGATACTGCCGCGTTTTACGACGCCGTCTACGGCGAAAGCATCGATGGCGACCGCGAGTTCTACCGTGATCTCGCCACCGATGCGGACGGTCCCGTTCTCGAGGTCGGCTGTGGCACGGGTCGGATCTACCTCGAGTTGCTTCGAGCGGGCGTCGACGCCGACGGCATCGACGTCTCGAGGGGAATGCTTGACGTTCTTCGCGAAACGGCGGTCGAAGACGGACTCGAGCCGAGTGTCTGGAAAGCCGACGTGACGGAGTTCGAGGCCGACCGGGAGTACGCGCTCGTGATCGTCCCGTTTCGCGCGTTCTTGCACCTCACAGAACTCGACGACCAACTCGAAGCCCTCGAGCGGATTCACGACGCCCTCGCGTCCGACGGCCGTCTCGTCCTCAACGCGTTCGCCCCGAGCTTCGAGGTCATCTGCGAGCAGTACGGCACGTGGGAAAAACGCCAGCTCGAGGTCGATGGGGCGTCGTACACGTACCGAACGAAAACCGAAATCGTCGACGAAGTCGAACAGCTCGCTCGGATTCGAGCGGTGGTTTTCGATGGGGACGGCGACCAGCTATTCCGGACCGACACGCCGTTGGCGTTGGTCTCGAGACGCGAGTTCGAACTGCTCTTTCGACTCTCACCGTTCGCTTCGTGGCGGGTGTTCGGCGACTTCGAGCGCGAACCGCTCGAGGACGCGAGCCAGGAGATGGTCTGGATCGCCGAATGA
- a CDS encoding LSM domain-containing protein, whose amino-acid sequence MSGRPLDVLEASLDERVSVRLKSGDEYVGNLTGYDQHMNLVLEDVTIPVEDELADDASGEDTTIIRGDNVVSITP is encoded by the coding sequence ATGAGTGGACGACCGCTGGACGTCCTCGAGGCGTCACTCGACGAACGGGTCAGTGTCCGATTAAAGAGCGGCGACGAGTACGTCGGTAACCTCACCGGCTACGATCAACACATGAACCTCGTCTTAGAGGACGTGACGATTCCCGTGGAAGACGAACTCGCAGACGACGCCTCGGGCGAAGACACAACCATTATACGCGGCGATAACGTCGTTTCGATCACTCCATGA
- a CDS encoding 50S ribosomal protein L37e, with the protein MTGAGTPSQGKKNKTTHVKCRRCGEKSYHVKKGKCSSCGFGKSAKRREYEWQSKTGDN; encoded by the coding sequence ATGACTGGCGCAGGAACCCCGAGCCAAGGAAAGAAGAACAAAACGACACACGTCAAGTGTCGACGCTGTGGCGAAAAATCGTACCACGTAAAGAAAGGCAAGTGCTCCTCGTGTGGCTTCGGTAAGTCCGCCAAACGACGCGAGTACGAGTGGCAGTCGAAGACCGGCGACAACTGA
- a CDS encoding AzlC family ABC transporter permease produces the protein MSTDPDTGGSAPPESSDPASERSPTETQSGSVTFSRDGIRTGILTCVPIAIGVAGYGVAFGVLARQSGLSVAEAALMSAVVLAGASQIVAVELWADPIPVAAIVFATFAINLRYSLMGAALRPWFRKLTSKQAYGSLFFMADENWALTMRDLKSGSGRGAFLLGSGLILWLFWVISTVLGATVGGAIGDPQQYGFDFILAAVFVALAVELWEGTSTLVPWLVALGTAIAAASVLPGQWYVIVGGLAAALVEVIRHDE, from the coding sequence ATGTCGACTGATCCGGATACGGGCGGGTCCGCCCCTCCAGAGTCGTCCGACCCCGCGAGCGAACGCTCTCCGACCGAGACCCAGTCCGGGTCCGTGACGTTCTCTCGAGACGGAATCCGGACCGGAATCCTCACGTGCGTTCCGATCGCGATCGGCGTCGCCGGCTACGGCGTCGCCTTCGGCGTGCTCGCGCGCCAGTCCGGATTGAGCGTCGCCGAGGCGGCGCTGATGAGCGCGGTGGTGCTGGCCGGCGCGTCCCAGATCGTCGCGGTCGAACTCTGGGCCGACCCCATCCCGGTCGCGGCCATCGTCTTCGCGACGTTCGCGATCAACCTGCGGTACTCGCTGATGGGCGCTGCGCTCCGACCGTGGTTTCGCAAACTCACCTCGAAACAGGCCTACGGGAGCCTGTTTTTCATGGCCGACGAGAACTGGGCGCTGACCATGCGCGACCTCAAGTCGGGCAGCGGACGCGGCGCGTTCCTCCTCGGAAGCGGACTCATCCTGTGGCTGTTCTGGGTCATCTCGACCGTCCTCGGGGCGACCGTTGGCGGTGCGATCGGCGATCCGCAGCAGTACGGCTTCGATTTCATCCTGGCGGCGGTCTTCGTCGCACTCGCGGTCGAACTCTGGGAAGGGACCTCGACGCTTGTCCCCTGGCTCGTCGCGCTGGGAACGGCCATCGCCGCCGCGAGCGTCCTCCCCGGACAGTGGTACGTCATCGTCGGCGGACTCGCGGCCGCGCTCGTCGAGGTGATTCGCCATGATGAGTGA
- a CDS encoding ABC transporter permease: MKDHRLDRMYSKTRLALVKKQFSTYITKYRYWLFPVVLFGLAVASSTELAFSYVEAKQNLGSRYPIVAFQWFLSIIGGFTAIFAGYASVTADRNTGRLPLILKLPYSRNEYLLQKFLGHASALSALLLLVLSCGFLVCSFVLGPPPILAALAFIAVSVLYILVWLSLAMTVSMLVKTGRRAVAVLIPVFIGTGMLWRMTFTSILTPIFGEIPQTISLLITRLVPFRAYLVATNWLTGLPNSHSYGTSVGQDLNAEFVSYSTIVPLELSNGVPWYLNEWLTIPILLFWLVVPPLVATRRFNAVDLV; encoded by the coding sequence ATGAAGGACCACAGATTAGATCGAATGTATTCGAAGACACGACTCGCTCTCGTCAAGAAGCAATTTTCCACATACATCACGAAGTATCGGTACTGGCTCTTCCCAGTAGTGCTGTTTGGACTTGCCGTCGCATCGTCAACAGAACTCGCGTTTAGTTATGTTGAGGCCAAGCAAAATCTGGGCTCACGGTATCCAATCGTTGCGTTTCAATGGTTTCTATCGATTATCGGCGGCTTCACTGCTATCTTTGCCGGATACGCATCAGTTACGGCTGACCGAAATACTGGCCGCCTCCCGCTGATACTGAAACTTCCGTACTCTCGGAATGAATACCTCCTTCAGAAATTTCTCGGCCATGCAAGTGCACTCTCGGCACTTCTACTCCTTGTATTGAGTTGCGGATTTCTCGTCTGCTCGTTCGTTCTAGGACCACCGCCGATACTCGCGGCACTTGCGTTTATTGCTGTTTCAGTCCTCTATATCCTCGTCTGGCTCTCGCTTGCAATGACCGTCTCGATGCTCGTTAAAACCGGTCGCCGAGCAGTCGCCGTTCTTATTCCAGTCTTCATCGGAACCGGAATGCTCTGGCGCATGACGTTCACCTCAATTTTGACCCCTATTTTCGGAGAGATCCCACAAACAATATCTCTTTTAATCACTCGTCTCGTGCCATTCCGAGCGTATCTCGTTGCAACGAACTGGCTGACGGGGCTTCCGAACTCGCATAGCTACGGTACGTCGGTTGGTCAGGATCTTAACGCCGAGTTTGTCTCATACTCAACCATCGTCCCTCTCGAGTTAAGTAACGGAGTCCCATGGTATCTGAATGAGTGGCTAACGATACCAATTCTTCTCTTTTGGCTTGTCGTTCCACCCCTCGTCGCGACACGACGATTCAACGCTGTCGATCTCGTTTGA
- a CDS encoding zinc-dependent metalloprotease, whose amino-acid sequence MNLYRSARAVAGASGDDAVDWRSAAEAAKAATDAGSLDLAPGEREAYARDVREARAGIRDVSGAAFDVPDTIEIQNRHHWIDANVATFERVMAPVENHTEVFPGVARTINTGTMTVLLSFLGRNVLGQYDPLLLADRPADDHALYFVRPNILNAAAALEVDPNRFRRWIAFHEVTHAAEFGAAPWLSDHLESRMEQGIDALADGNFDRATFRELDAAMTVVEGYAELLMDHAFDDEYEDLRRKLDARRQGRGPLQQLFRRLLGLGLKQRQYERGKNFFEHVVRIRDLETASRVWEQPETLPSHDELDSPETWVRRIER is encoded by the coding sequence ATGAACCTCTATCGCAGCGCTCGAGCGGTTGCGGGCGCATCGGGGGACGACGCGGTCGACTGGCGCTCTGCCGCCGAGGCCGCAAAGGCTGCGACCGACGCCGGGTCGCTCGATCTCGCTCCGGGTGAGCGCGAGGCCTACGCTCGAGACGTTCGCGAAGCCAGGGCGGGAATTCGGGACGTTTCGGGGGCCGCGTTCGACGTTCCCGACACCATCGAGATCCAGAACCGCCACCACTGGATCGACGCCAACGTGGCGACCTTCGAGCGGGTGATGGCCCCCGTCGAAAACCACACGGAGGTGTTCCCGGGCGTGGCCCGAACGATCAACACGGGAACGATGACGGTCCTGCTATCCTTTCTCGGGCGAAACGTCCTCGGGCAGTACGACCCGCTGTTGCTCGCCGACAGGCCCGCGGACGATCACGCGCTCTACTTCGTCAGACCCAACATTCTCAACGCGGCCGCGGCCCTCGAGGTCGACCCGAACCGGTTCCGGCGCTGGATCGCGTTCCACGAGGTGACCCACGCCGCCGAGTTCGGGGCCGCACCCTGGCTCTCCGACCACCTCGAGAGCCGGATGGAACAGGGGATCGATGCGCTCGCCGACGGAAACTTCGACAGGGCGACGTTCCGCGAGTTAGACGCCGCGATGACCGTCGTCGAGGGCTACGCCGAGTTGCTGATGGATCACGCGTTCGACGACGAGTACGAGGACCTGCGCCGAAAGCTCGACGCGCGGCGGCAGGGTCGCGGTCCGCTTCAGCAGCTGTTCCGTCGACTGCTCGGACTGGGTCTCAAACAGCGCCAGTACGAACGCGGGAAGAACTTCTTCGAACACGTCGTCCGGATACGGGACCTCGAGACGGCGAGCCGGGTGTGGGAACAGCCCGAAACCCTGCCGAGCCACGACGAACTCGATTCGCCGGAAACGTGGGTTCGTCGTATCGAACGGTAG
- a CDS encoding ABC transporter ATP-binding protein produces MCVLETENLSKKYGNTTALESLDLRVESGEVFGFLGPNGAGKSTTINILLDLIRPTSGTASIFGLNPREDGPAIRRRCGVIPDGCTMMPNWTGRDHVEFEIASRGVDDDPTALLERVGLGDDADRVATTYSRGMTQRLLLAMALAGDPDLMILDEPSTGLDPNGVKLMQEVVRERADRGTTVFFSSHLLAQVEAVCDRVGILRDGELVAVDAIDSLRSELQTEMTMRVSVERVPDDLTALSALESVSAVRTADETILVECVDGAKVDVLTTLEELGADPQDFDVESASLQDIFAEYTAAK; encoded by the coding sequence ATGTGTGTACTTGAAACCGAGAACCTGTCGAAAAAATACGGTAACACCACCGCCCTCGAATCGCTGGACCTCCGTGTTGAATCGGGCGAGGTGTTCGGTTTTCTTGGGCCTAACGGGGCCGGCAAATCGACGACAATCAATATATTGCTGGATTTAATCCGTCCGACATCAGGAACGGCGTCCATCTTCGGTCTCAATCCGCGTGAAGATGGGCCAGCGATCCGTCGGCGGTGCGGCGTTATTCCCGACGGGTGTACGATGATGCCTAACTGGACCGGCCGCGACCATGTCGAGTTCGAAATCGCTTCTCGCGGCGTCGACGACGATCCAACCGCCCTCCTCGAGCGGGTCGGGCTCGGGGACGACGCGGACCGCGTCGCGACTACGTACTCCCGCGGAATGACCCAGCGCCTGCTCCTTGCAATGGCGCTAGCGGGAGACCCGGATCTGATGATCCTCGACGAACCCTCTACCGGTCTCGATCCGAATGGCGTTAAACTGATGCAAGAGGTCGTCCGCGAGCGCGCTGATCGTGGAACGACCGTTTTCTTCTCGAGTCACCTTCTCGCGCAGGTTGAAGCAGTCTGCGACCGTGTTGGTATCCTTCGGGACGGCGAACTCGTCGCAGTCGATGCGATTGATTCGCTCCGCTCTGAACTCCAGACAGAGATGACGATGCGCGTCTCAGTCGAACGTGTTCCGGACGACCTAACGGCACTTTCAGCACTCGAGTCGGTGTCCGCCGTTCGAACGGCAGACGAGACAATCTTAGTCGAATGTGTGGACGGGGCGAAAGTAGATGTGCTTACAACATTGGAGGAACTCGGTGCCGACCCACAGGATTTCGATGTCGAGTCTGCGTCGCTTCAGGACATCTTCGCAGAATATACTGCCGCGAAATAG
- a CDS encoding threonine synthase codes for METTDAFRGLECIDCGATVDAEDATHECPDCGGILDPTYEYGAIDLDRDSIESRPFDSLWRYEELLPFARDSAVTMDEGATPLVECEKLAEELGVGRVLVKDEGRNPTGTFKDRGQTVAVTAATQHGADTVALASAGNAGQAGAAYAGRADLDSEVFVPSRSGFTNKAMINVHGGEMNVVGGRIGDAGAAFEEALAENDEWYSLQTFSTPYRHEGKKTMFYEIVEQLEWAVPDAIVYPTGGGVGLVGMYKAAQEFEQLGITDELPKLYAAQAEGCAPIVEAFEAGRNVHEPVEHPDTICGGIEIPDPGASPWILEALRETDGGAVATDDDDILEAAIAVAKGEGLEMAPTCAAAASGAWDLAENGEFDGDETIVILNTGTGNKEADVLRSHLMGHGI; via the coding sequence ATGGAGACGACAGACGCCTTCCGTGGCCTCGAGTGTATCGACTGCGGGGCGACGGTAGACGCCGAGGACGCGACCCACGAGTGTCCCGACTGCGGGGGGATTCTCGATCCAACCTACGAGTACGGGGCGATCGACCTCGACCGCGACTCGATCGAGTCGCGGCCGTTCGACTCGCTGTGGCGCTACGAGGAGCTACTGCCGTTCGCCCGGGACTCGGCGGTGACGATGGACGAGGGAGCGACGCCGTTAGTCGAGTGCGAAAAGCTGGCCGAAGAGTTGGGGGTCGGCCGGGTGCTGGTCAAAGACGAGGGCCGGAATCCGACGGGGACGTTCAAGGATCGGGGCCAGACCGTCGCCGTGACGGCCGCGACGCAGCACGGGGCCGATACCGTCGCGCTGGCGTCCGCGGGCAACGCGGGACAGGCCGGGGCGGCCTACGCCGGACGGGCCGACCTCGACTCGGAGGTTTTCGTGCCCTCCCGCTCGGGGTTCACGAACAAGGCGATGATCAACGTCCACGGCGGCGAGATGAACGTCGTCGGGGGGCGGATCGGCGACGCCGGCGCTGCCTTCGAGGAGGCGCTCGCGGAGAACGACGAGTGGTACTCCCTGCAGACGTTCTCGACGCCCTACCGTCACGAGGGGAAAAAGACGATGTTCTACGAGATCGTCGAACAGCTCGAGTGGGCGGTTCCCGACGCGATCGTTTACCCGACCGGCGGCGGCGTCGGGCTCGTGGGGATGTACAAAGCCGCCCAGGAATTCGAACAACTCGGCATAACCGACGAACTGCCGAAACTCTACGCCGCACAGGCCGAGGGCTGTGCGCCCATCGTCGAGGCGTTCGAGGCGGGACGGAACGTTCACGAACCCGTCGAGCACCCCGATACGATCTGCGGTGGGATCGAGATCCCCGATCCCGGCGCGAGTCCGTGGATCCTCGAGGCGCTCAGGGAGACCGACGGCGGCGCGGTCGCCACCGACGACGACGACATCCTCGAGGCCGCGATCGCGGTGGCGAAAGGGGAGGGTCTCGAGATGGCCCCGACCTGCGCCGCCGCCGCGAGTGGGGCATGGGACCTCGCAGAGAACGGCGAGTTCGACGGCGACGAAACGATCGTGATCCTGAACACCGGCACCGGGAACAAGGAAGCCGACGTGTTGCGCAGTCACCTGATGGGCCACGGAATCTGA
- a CDS encoding AzlD family protein has product MMSEGALSLEPIVVAVIVAMAAATVVTKVGGLWLLSRFDVSDRLEAGLSVLPGAIVIALLGPELAAGGPAEWGAGGVVLLVMWRTENILLALVSGVVAVVAFRAVV; this is encoded by the coding sequence ATGATGAGTGAAGGAGCGCTCTCGCTCGAGCCGATCGTCGTCGCCGTAATCGTAGCGATGGCGGCTGCCACGGTCGTCACGAAAGTCGGCGGCCTGTGGCTGCTCAGCCGGTTCGACGTGAGCGATCGGCTCGAGGCGGGACTCTCGGTGTTGCCCGGCGCGATCGTGATCGCGCTACTCGGTCCCGAACTCGCGGCGGGCGGACCCGCCGAATGGGGGGCCGGCGGCGTCGTATTGCTCGTCATGTGGCGTACGGAGAACATATTACTGGCGCTCGTCTCGGGCGTCGTCGCCGTCGTGGCGTTCAGAGCAGTCGTCTGA